In Glycine max cultivar Williams 82 chromosome 7, Glycine_max_v4.0, whole genome shotgun sequence, a single window of DNA contains:
- the LOC100527120 gene encoding Putative lipid-transfer protein DIR1 precursor: MAQFSGKTLVQWLVATLLIALLGGAQAVVLCNIDSSQLNLCRAAVTGQNPPPPDEKCCAVIRQANLPCLCRYKSILPLIGIKPEKALALPGKCGLQSPPNC, encoded by the coding sequence ATGGCACAGTTTAGTGGCAAAACTTTGGTGCAGTGGTTGGTAGCAACACTGCTGATTGCCTTGTTGGGTGGTGCACAAGCTGTTGTGTTATGTAACATCGACTCAAGTCAACTAAACTTGTGTCGTGCTGCAGTTACTGGTCAAAACCCTCCACCACCAGATGAGAAATGTTGTGCAGTTATTCGCCAAGCCAATTTACCTTGCCTCTGCAGATACAAGTCTATTCTTCCTTTAATTGGAATAAAACCCGAAAAGGCTTTGGCCTTGCCTGGTAAATGTGGTCTCCAATCCCCTCCTAATTGTTGA
- the LOC102661246 gene encoding uncharacterized protein — protein MDSETPYTTLAPPVFDGDNFQIWAARMEAHLEANDLWEAVEEDYEVLPVPTNPTMAQIKNQKERKARKSKARASLFVVVSKEIFTRIMTIKSTYEIGSFLKNEYEGDERIKGMQALNLVREFEMQKMKESKTIKEYANKLLSIANKVRLLGSEFSDSRIFEKILVTIPEKFEATITALENTKDLSKLTLAELVNALQAQEQR, from the coding sequence ATGGACTCTGAAACACCGTACACAACATTAGCACCACCTGTGTTTGATGGTGATAATTTTCAAATATGGGCAGCAAGAATGGAGGCACATCTGGAGGCAAATGATCTATGGGAAGCTGTTGAGGAAGACTATGAAGTTCTTCCTGTACCAACCAATCCAACAATGGCtcagataaaaaatcaaaaggagaGGAAAGCAAGAAAGTCAAAGGCAAGAGCTTCTTTATTTGTTGTTGTCTCAAAAGAAATTTTCACTAGAATAATGACCATCAAATCAACATATGAAATCGGGAGTTTCCTCAAGAATGAATACGAAGGAGATGAAAGGATTAAGGGAATGCAAGCCCTGAATCTGGTTAGAGAATTTGAGATGCAGAAAATGAAGGAGTCTAAAACAATTAAAGAGTATGCTAACAAGCTTCTTAGCATTGCCAACAAAGTAAGATTGCTTGGTTCTGAATTTTCTGATTCaagaatatttgaaaaaatactgGTGACTATCCCTGAAAAATTTGAGGCTACTATTACAGCCTTGGAGAATACTAAGGATCTGTCAAAACTTACCTTGGCAGAACTTGTAAATGCTTTGCAAGCCCAAGAGCAAAGATGA
- the LOC106799244 gene encoding uncharacterized mitochondrial protein AtMg00810-like — protein MAQSTNIKQVARQDTIRMLLAIAAQKGWKICQLDVKSAFLNEFLEEEIYVEQHEVTSSNVELIQQFKDDMMQVLEMTDLGEMSYFLGMEVKQNEGDMFISQRKYAKEILKKFNMENCKDMNTPMCQKEKLCKDYGSEQVEEVLYRSLIGCLMYLTTTKPNILYPVSVLSRFMNCAKEFHFKAAKRVLRYVKETLNYGMKFSQSQDFKLQGYSDSDWAGSLDDMKSTSGNCFSFRSGMFSWN, from the exons ATGGCTCAATCAACAAACATAAAGCAAG TTGCAAGGCAGGATACCATTAGGATGTTGCTAGCTATTGCAGCACAGAAGGGATGGAAAATCTGCCAACTTGATGTTAAGTCAGCTTTCTTAAATGAATTTCTGGAGGAAGAAATCTATGTTGAGCAACATGAAG TCACTAGCAGCAATGTTGAACTTATTCAGCAGTTCAAGGATGATATGATGCAAGTCTTAGAGATGACAGACCTAGGAGAAATGTCATATTTCCTTGGTATGGAAGTTAAGCAGAATGAAGGTGATATGTTCATCAGTCAGAGAAAGTATGCAAAGGAGATCCTGAAGAAATTCAACATGGAGAACTGTAAAGACATGAACACTCCTATGTGTCAAAAGGAGAAGTTATGCAAGGATTATGGTTCAGAACAAGTGGAAGAAGTACTCTACAGAAGCTTAATTGGTTGCTTAATGTATctcacaacaacaaaaccaaaTATCTTGTATCCTGTAAGTGTACTTTCAAGATTCATGAATTGTGCTaaagaatttcattttaaagCAGCAAAAAGAGTGTTGAGGTATGTCAAGGAGACTTTAAATTATGGAATGAAGTTCAGTCAATCACAAGATTTCAAGTTGCAAGGTTATTCTGATAGTGATTGGGCAGGGTCTTTAGATGACATGAAAAGCACCTCAGGCAACTGTTTTAGTTTTCGATCAGGGATGTTCTcttggaattaa
- the LOC100305686 gene encoding Putative lipid-transfer protein DIR1-like precursor, translating into MAQSSGKKLVEWLVAALLFIALLSGSAHAVAICNIDSSQLNLCRAAVTGQNPPPPDEKCCAVIRQANLRCLCSYKSILPSFGINPKNALALPAKCGLQLPPNC; encoded by the coding sequence ATGGCACAATCTAGTGGCAAAAAATTGGTTGAGTGGCTGGTTGCAGCATTATTGTTCATTGCCTTGTTGAGTGGTAGTGCACATGCTGTTGCAATATGTAACATTGACTCAAGTCAACTGAACTTGTGTCGTGCTGCAGTTACTGGTCAAAACCCTCCACCACCTGATGAGAAATGCTGTGCAGTTATTCGCCAGGCCAATTTGCGTTGCCTCTGCAGTTACAAGTCTATCCTACCTTCATTTGGAATTAACCCCAAAAATGCTTTGGCCTTGCCTGCTAAATGTGGTCTACAATTGCCTCCTAATTGTTGA